Proteins from one Nicotiana tabacum cultivar K326 chromosome 23, ASM71507v2, whole genome shotgun sequence genomic window:
- the LOC107791804 gene encoding putative (S)-N-methylcoclaurine 3'-hydroxylase isozyme 2: MAQSYEILFLLPLFLLPLIFFLLKLCKSSKIPQLPPGPKPWPILGNILHMGKMPHITLTNFAKTYGPLMSLKLGTQCLVVGSSPSAAIEILKTHDRILSGRHVPNAFPFKKSELEKSSIGWTSECNNGWRYLRTLCRTELFSGKVLESQACLREKKVKELIEFLRSKEGQLVNLGELIFATVLNMLSNVMISQDIVKLEKETEDGGMKSLIREAMEVGSTPNISDFYPILCKLDLQGLRRKSMVLMSKIRSKTWERIVEERRKSKVSGSSSQHDFLETLLNNGFTNDAIHQLFMELFTAGTDTTTSTIEWAIAELIKNEESMEKVQAELERELRESYFPKESKLLQMSYIQACVKETLRLHPPGPFLLPHRAIETCQVMSYTIPKDAQVLVNVWAIGRDSLIWKEPEMFRPQRFLSSNMDFKGNDFEFLPFGSGRRICPGLPMAAKSVPLVLASLVHFFDWELPNGKCSIELDMNEKFGVTLQKREPLLLIPKARK; this comes from the exons ATGGCTCAGTCATATGAAATTCTTTTCCTGCTTCCACTTTTCCTCTtacctttgattttttttctcctCAAACTTTGCAAATCATCAAAAATCCCACAACTTCCACCAGGACCAAAACCATGGCCAATCCTAGGAAACATTCTTCATATGGGAAAAATGCCTCACATAACTCTTACAAATTTTGCAAAAACTTATGGTCCCCTTATGTCTCTCAAGCTTGGAACTCAATGTCTAGTTGTTGGATCATCACCTTCTGCTGCTATTGAAATCCTTAAAACACATGATAGAATCCTATCTGGTAGACATGTTCCAAATGCTTTTCCATTCAAAAAATCAGAACTTGAAAAGTCATCAATAGGCTGGACTTCTGAATGTAACAATGGTTGGAGATACTTAAGAACTTTATGTAGAACTGAGCTTTTCTCTGGCAAAGTATTGGAGTCTCAAGCTTGTTTGAGGGAGAAAAAAGTGAAGGAATTGATAGAATTCTTGAGATCAAAAGAAGGTCAACTGGTCAATCTTGGAGAGTTAATTTTTGCAACTGTGTTGAACATGTTGAGTAATGTAATGATATCTCAAGATATTGTTAAGTTGGAGAAAGAAACAGAAGATGGTGGGATGAAAAGTCTAATAAGGGAAGCAATGGAAGTAGGATCTACTCCTAACATATCTGATTTTTATCCAATTTTGTGTAAACTTGATCTTCAAGGTTTGCGCAGAAAATCTATGGTTTTAATGTCAAAGATTCGTTCTAAGACGTGGGAACGGATTGttgaagaaagaaggaaaagtaaAGTGAGTGGTTCTTCTAGCCAACATGATTTCTTAGAAACTCTCCTTAACAATGGTTTTACCAACGATGCTATTCACCAGCTGTTCATG GAGTTGTTCACTGCTGGTACAGACACCACTACCTCAACGATTGAGTGGGCGATAGCAGAACTGATTAAAAATGAAGAGTCAATGGAGAAAGTTCAAGCTGAGCTCGAGAGAGAACTCAGGGAAAGTTATTTCCCAAAAGAATCTAAACTGCTGCAGATGTCCTATATTCAAGCTTGTGTGAAGGAAACACTTAGGTTGCATCCTCCGGGTCCATTTCTACTTCCACATCGTGCTATCGAAACATGCCAAGTGATGAGTTACACAATTCCAAAAGATGCTCAAGTCTTGGTTAACGTCTGGGCTATCGGGAGAGATTCTTTGATATGGAAAGAGCCAGAGATGTTTAGGCCACAGAGGTTTCTGAGTTCCAATATGGACTTCAAAGGGAATGACTTTGAATTCTTACCATTTGGTTCAGGAAGGAGAATATGCCCAGGCCTACCTATGGCTGCAAAAAGCGTTCCTTTAGTCCTTGCTTCACTTGTTCATTTCTTTGATTGGGAGCTTCCGAATGGAAAATGTTCCATCGAGCTAGACATGAACGAAAAGTTTGGA